In Xanthomonas campestris pv. phormiicola, the DNA window CAGGTCCTTGCCCGGCTCGGCCGGCTTGACCAGATCGATGCTCTCCACGATCGCGCCCTTGCGGTCGCGGATCACGCGCTTGGAGCCGGGCTTGCCGCGCAGCCATTCGTCGAACGCCAGCTCCAGCCCTTCCTGGCCGCGGTCGTCGATGTTGGTGAAGCCGAGCACGTGCGCCATCGCTTCGCCCTGCGGGTAGAAGCGGCGGAACTCGCGCTGCGAGAACACGCCCGGGATGCCCAGCGCGACCACCGCGTGTGCTTTGTCCGGATTGATCCGGCGCTTGAGGTACATGAACTCCTTGTCCGCCTTCTGCGACAGCTTGGCGGTCAGCTCGTCGCTGGGCAGCTCCAGCGCCTGCGCCAGCTGCGGGATGCGGTCGGGATTGCGCAGCAGCTCCTGCGGATTGACCCAGATCGACTCCACCGGCGTGGACACCGCCAGCGGCTCGCCGTTGCGGTCGGTGATCATGCCGCGCGAGGTCGCGATCGGCAGCTCGCGCAGGTAGCGCGCCTCGCCCTGGCGCTGGTAGAAGTCGCTGTTGATGATCTGCACGTAGGCGGCGCGGCCGATCAGGGTGACCGAGCACAGGCTCAGCGCCGCCCCCACCAGCACCAGCCGGCCACGGAGATTGAAGTTGCTGCGCGGGCGGTTGCGGCCGGTCTTGCTCATGGCCGCACCACCACGATGTCGCCGGTTTCCGGAAACTTCATGCCCAGCCGCTCGCGCGCGACCTGATCGACGCGATTGCTTTCGGCCCAGGTCGCCTGCTCCAGCTGCAGCCGGCCGAACTCGATGTTCAGCTCGTCGCGGTTGTGCTCCAGCCGCGACAGCTCGACGAACAGCTGGCGATGGCGATGGCGCATGTACACCACGCCGATCGCCGAGGCGATGGTGCAGGCGAGCAGGACGATGAGCAGGAGCCGGCTCATGGCGCGCTCCTGTGGAGCGCTTCATGTGCCGGCGGGAATGGAGAATGGGGAATGGGGAATGGGGAAGAGCCGGTGGCCTGCGCCCGGAAACCGTCCGCGCCGGGAAGCGAGCTCTTGCTTTCGCCTTTACCGATTCCCGATTCCCGATTCCCGATTCCCAGCTTCTCGGCCACCCGCAGCACCGCGCTGCGCGCGCGCGGATTGAGCGCCAGCTCGGCGCCGTCGGCCTTGATCGCGCCGCCGTGCAGGTGCAGCGTCGGCACGAACGGCTGCGCCTCGGGCAGGCGGCGGTTGCTCGGCGGGGCCTTGGCGTGGCGGTTCATGAACTGCTTGACGATGCGATCTTCCAGCGAGTGGAAGCTGATCACCGCCAGGCGCCCGCCCGGCTTGAGCCTGGCCAGCGCCGCGTCCAGCCCGGCTTCGAGGTCGGCCAGTTCGCGGTTGATGTGGATGCGGATCGCCTGGAAGCTGCGCGTGGCCGGATGGGTCTTGCTGTCGCCGCGCGGCATCACGCTGGCGATCAGCTCGGCCAGCTGCGCGGTGCGGGTCAGCGGCTGCTCGGCGCGACGCGCCACGATCGCGCGGGCGATGCGCCGGCTCTGGCGTTCGTCGCCATAGGTCCACAGCACGTCGGCGATGTCGCGCTCGCTGGCGTGCGCCAGCCACTGCGCGGCACTGTCGCCGGCGTCCGGGTCCATGCGCATGTCCAGCGGGCCGTCCTTGCCAAACGAGAAACCGCGCGCGGCCACGTCCAGCTGCGGCGAGGACACGCCCAGGTCGAACAGCACCCCGTCCAGATCGGCGGCGGCGTCCCACTGGCCCAGTTCGGCGAAGCTGCCGCGGCGGATGCGCACCCGCGCGTCGCCACCGAACGCATGTTCGGCTTCGGCGATCGCCTCGGGATCCTTGTCCATCACCAGCAGCCGGCCTCCTGGGCCGAGTTTGTGCAGCACCCCGCGCGCGTGTCCGCCACGCCCGAACGTGCCATCCAGATAGATTCCGTCTTCGATCACCTGCAGCCCGTCCATGACCTGCGCGAACAACACCGGCACATGCGCCGCCGGCGGTTGCGACACCGGAAGGTGACCGGCCTGCGCCTGTCCGCGCATCCGGACACCCCGGCTCACAACTTCAGATCGAGCAATCCATCGCCCAGATCCTCGTCAGACAATGTCTGCTGGATCAGTGCGCGATGAGCCTGCTCGCTCCATAGTTCGAACTTGTCGCCCATGCCCAACAGCACGGCGCGCTTTTCGATGCCCACCGCAGCGCGGTGGCTCGGCGGGATGGTGATGCGGCTGTTGGCGTCCAGCTCCAGCGCGGCCGAGGAACCGACCAGCTTCTGCTGCAGGACCCGTACCACGCGCTGGGTGTTGGGCTTGGCCATGACGTCGTCACGGACCCGCTCCCACTCCTTTTCCGCGTACAGCCACAGGCATCCGGCCTCGAACGGGTTGTAGGTCAGCACCAGCCGATTGCCGCTCGCACGCGCGACGAGGTCGCGGTACGCGGTGGGAACCGCCATACGCCCCTTGTCGTCCACTGTGATTGCGGTCTCGCCCTGAAACACGACGCCTACACCTTTCCAAATCCGCCTGGGCGGTCATTGAACCACGAAAAACCACAAAAAACCCGGTTTCCCCTCGAGTGCCCACCTTAGCAGCGCCCGAAAGGTTGTCAACACCTTTGCGAGCGATAAATCGCTAGCCACATCAATGGCTTGCGCCATTCTTTAGAGACTTGTTCAAAGCTTATCCACAAGTTGCTGTTTCGTCTCATATTTTGAGATTGAGCGGAAATTCAGCCCTGTGCACAAGGCGTTAAGACGGCGGCCAGTTGCCGCCTCCGCCGCCGGACCGCTCGCATGCCACTGCGCAAAACCGCACAATTCGCGGCCTATGTGCCTGGTCGCCCTCGCCCTCCGATCGCACCCGCGCTGGCGCCTGCTGCTGGTCGGCAACCGCGACGAATTCCACGCCCGCCCGACCGCGCCGCTGCAGCGCTGGGCGGCCCCGGCGCAGCGCGTGCTGGCCGGGCGCGACCTGCGTTCCGGCGGCAGCTGGGTGGGCCTGGACGATGCCGGCCGCTGCAGCGTGGTCACCAACGTGCGCGACCCGCTGGCCTCGATGTCCGGCGCCTCGCGCGGCGCCCTGGTCGCCGACTACCTGGCCGGCGCCGCGCCGGCGGGCGCCTTCGCCGACGCACTGGCGCTTCGCGCCGACGCCTACCCGCCGTTCAACCTGCTGCTGGCCGACGCCGACGGCGCGCAATACCTGGGCAACCACCCGCCTGCCCGGCAGCGCCTGGCGCCCGGCATCCACGGCATGTCCAATGGCGCGCTGGACGCGCCATGGCCGAAGACGGTGCGCCTGTGCGAGGTCCTGGCGGGCTGGGTCGCCTCCGGCGACGAGGACCTGTCCCCGCTATGGCGGGCGCTGGCCGACGAAACCATCGCCGCCGACGCGCAGCTGCCCGACACCGGCGTGGGCCTGGACCTGGAGCGGCGCCTGTCGCCGGCCTTCATCCGCGGCCACGACTACGGCACCCGCGCCAGCACCATCGTCGCGGTGGACGGCGAGGGACGCGGCTGGATCCACGAGCGCCGCTTCGGCGCCGCTGGGGTGTTCCTGGGGGAGACGCGGCTGGAGGGGCGCGGGACTCGGGACCGGGGACTCGGGACCCGGTAAAGCAAGTGCTTTTCCGGACATCCGATGCCGCGCGGCGCAGTGGCGCCGCACATGCGACAATACCTACGGCGGAGTCGGCCAGACAGTCGCGTCATCGCGGTGCATTTCGATGCAACGTGGTGCCGAGGAAAGTCCGGGCTCCATAGGGCAAGGTGCCAGGTAACGCCTGGGCGGCGCGAGCCGACGGATCAGTGCAACAGAAAGATACCGCCTAAGTCTGCGCAAGCAGACCGGTAAGGGTGAAATGGTGCGGTAAGAGCGCACCGCGAGTCCGGTAACGGACCGGTACGGCAAACCCCACCTGGAGCAAGACCAAATAGGGACCTCATGGCGCTGCCCGCGTCGGGTCCGGGTAGGTTGCTCGAGCGCCGCGGTGACGCGGCGCCTAGAAGAATGACTGTCCACGACAGAACCCGGCTTATCGGCCGGCTCCGCCACTTTACTACTCCTGTACCTGATGCATCACGCTGCAGGCCCAACCGGGGGCTTCGCCTGCTAAGGCTGGCTCTCAAGCGCCAACCGCTCTCTCCGCTTACCCTCTATAAGCTGGATGATGGACGCTCGATGCTTCTCGCTGTGGGCCAGGAAAGCTGACCTGGGAAGCAACAGGCGAACAGGCGTAGGCAGAAGCTCGAAGGCTTTTTCCGCCACGAGCGAAAATGATTCGTCGTCGGCGATGCGCTCATGCGCAATGGTCAACATACCGTCGACTAGTAGGCGTTCGATTTGCGGCCAGTGCTTTTCCACGTACTCGGTAGCAACACTTGCGCCGCCTGCAACCGAACTCAGTGCAGCGCCCTTCACTGAGACGACCTTTTCGCTTAGAGACTCGGACAAGAGCTTCGCTTTTCCAGCGACAAGTCCAAACATAGCTTCAATGCTCCATGGATGCTCGATAGGCCCTTATCGACATTGCGCAAGCATTCTTTAAATCCAACCAGTTAACCCGGTAGACAACAACGCATTTTGTATTCGGACAGCCAAGGAGATCATGACTTGCAGGTCGCCGACAGGTCGTACCTATGGGTTTTGATCATGGATCTGGCCTGCATAAAGAACCTTGACGCGAGCACTACTACCGCAGCTCACCCCCCATACAACGCCTTGCGCGGCGCGCCGGTGATCTCCGCGGCCAGCTTGGCGGCGGTGGACGGCGGCAGGTGCGCGCTGAGCGTGGCATAGACGCGGCGGCCCTCGGCCAGCTGCGCGTCGGCATCGTCGCCGGCGCCCTGCACGATCAGCACGAACTCGCCCTTGCGCTGGTTGTCGTCGGCTTCCACCTGCGCCTGCAGCGCGGCCAGGCTGCCGTCGAGCACGGTCTCGAACAGCTTGGTCAGCTCGCGCGCCAGCACCGCCGGGCGCGCGTCGCCGAACGCGGCGCGGCAGTCGGCCAGGGATTCGACGATGCGGTGCGCCGATTCGTAGAACACCAGGGTGCGCGGCTCGCCGGCCAGGCGCGCCAGGCGCTCGCGGCGGCCGGAGGCCTTGGCCGGCAGGAAGCCCTCGAAGCTGAAACGGTCGCTGGGCAGGCCGGCCACGCTGAGCGCGGCGATCGCCGCGCAGGCGCCGGGCACCGGGCTGACCCGCACCCCGGCCTCGCGCGCCGCGCGCACCAGCCGGTAGCCGGGGTCGCTGACCAGCGGGGTGCCGGCGTCGCTGACCAGGGCCAGCGACTCGCCGCCGAGCAGGCGCGCGACGATGCGCTGCGCCAGCGCGTCCTCGTTGTGCTCGTGCAGCGCCACCAGCGGCCTGTCGATGCCGAAATGCGCCAGCAGCTGGCCGCTGCGGCGGGTGTCCTCGGCGCAGATCGCGGCGACCGCGCGCAGCACCTCCTGCGCGCGCGGCGTCAGGTCGGCGAGATTGCCGATCGGCGTGGCGACGACATGCAGGGTTCCGGGCTGGGCGCTCATCTACGGCTTTCCATGGTCAAGGGTAGAATCGTAGCGGTTTTCCCCGGCGCGCCCCGGCGTGCCCTGCCGAATGGACCAGAAATGAACAAGCGATTCGCAAGGATTTCCGCCCTGTCGCTGCTGGCGCTGCTGTTCGCCGGCTGCGCCACCACCAGCGTGACGCAGAGCGCGTCCTCGCCGGCCCAATCCGCCGCGCTGGCGCTGCTCGACCAGGGCAAGCCGCGGGAAGCGGCGCAGCAGCTCGAGGCGCAGGCCGCCACGGCCACCGGCAGCGAACGCAACCAGTTGCTGGCCGATGCCGCCTTCGCCTGGTACGAGGGCGGCGACGTCGCCCGCGCGCGCAGCCTGGCCGCGCAGGTGCAGCCGCGCCAGCTGTCGGGCCTGAGCAAGGTGCGGCTGGCCCTGGTCAACGCCGAGCTGGCCCTGGTCGACCGCCAGCCGGCGCAGGCGCTGCAGGCGCTGGGCAGCGATCCGCAGGCGGTGCCGCAGAACCTGCGCGCGCGCTGGCACCTGGCCCGCGCGCAGGCGCTGGAAGGCACCGGCGACGCCACCGCGGCGCTGGACGAACGCGCCCGCGCCGATATCGGCCTGACCGGCCAGGCGCGCAGCGACAACCAGCGCGCCATCGTGCGCCAGCTGGCCGCGTTGAACGACGCCACGCTGCAGGCGCGCGCCGCCGCGCTGCCGGCCGGCGATCCGCTGTACAACTTCGCCGGGCGCGCGCTGATCAGCCGCGGCCTGGCCTTGCCGCGGCCGTTCGACCGCGGCGAGCAATGGGGCTTCGACACCAGCAAGCGGCCGCCGGCCGAGCGCGACGGCTACCGCCCGCCGGCCAAGCTGGCGGTGCTGCTGCCGCTGAGCGGCACCCTGGCCACCGCGGCCGCGCCGGTCCGCGACGGCCTGCTCGCCGGTTACTACGGCGAGACCCGGCGCCGCCCGGAGATCGACTTCATCGACACCACCGGCACCCCCGCCGGCGCGCTGGCCGCCTACCAGAAGGCGATCGACGGCGGCGCCGACTTCGTGGTCGGCCCGCTCGGCCGTGACGAGGTCAGCGCGCTGTTCGCGCGCGACGCGCTGCCGGTGCCGCTGCTGGCGCTGAACCGCGGCACCGGCGCCCCGCCCGCCGGCAGCGCCGGCTTCTCGCTGGCGCCGGAAGACGACGGCATCGCCGCCGCCGAGTACCTGCTGGCGCACGAGCGCCGCAACGCGCTGGTGATCGGCAGCAACGACGACAACGGCCGCCGCGCGGTGGCCGCGTTCCGCGAACGCTTCAGCGAGCGCGGCGGCAAGGTCGCCGCCAGCGTCAGCGTGGCCGAGGTGCCGGGCGATGTCGGCGCGCAGCTGCGCAACGCCGGCGCCGCCGACGCGGTGTTCCTGGCGGTGAAGGGCAGCACCGCGCGCGCGCTGGCGCCGCAGCTGGCGCTGGCCGGTTTCGCCGGCAAGAGCCGGGTGGCGACCTCGCAGCTGGTGCTGGGCACCGGCAAGCCGGAGGACGACCTGGTGCTGGACGGCATCGCCTACCCGAGCGAACTGTGGAACGTGCGCGGCGTCGGCGGCCTGCCGGCGGCGACTAGCGTGGCCGAGACCCTGCCGACCGCGCGCGGCCCGGCCGGGCGCCTGTTCGCGTTCGGCTACGACGCCTGGCAGATCAGCGCCTACCTGGAGAAGCTGGCCACCGGCGCCGAGGCCAACCTGCGCGGCGCCACCGGCGTGCTGCACCTGGACGGCTTCGGCAACATCCTGCGCACCCCGGCTTGGTCCACCTTCAGCGGCGGGCGCGCGACGCCGCTGCCCGATGGGCGTTGACCGCCAGCAACGCGGCAACGACGTGGAAGCGGCGGCGCGCGCCGAACTGGAGCGCGCCGGCCTGCAGTTGATCGCCGCCAACGTGCGCTACCGCGGCGGCGAACTGGACCTGGTGATGCAGCAGGCGCAGTGCCTGGTGTTCGTCGAGGTGCGCTACCGGCGCACCGCCGCGTTCGGCGGCGGCGCCGCCTCGGTCGACCTGCGCAAGCGCCGCCGGCTGCTGCTGGCCGCGCAGTTGTTCCTGGCCGCGCATCCGCACTACGCGAACTGGCCATGCCGCTTCGACGTGGTCGAGGCCGAGGGCGAACCGCCGCGGCTGACCTGGCTGCGCGACGCGTTTCGCGCCGACGACTGCTGACGTGCCCAGCATCTTCACCCACGCCGCGGTGCCGCTGGCGCTGTGGGCGGCCGCCGAGCGCGGGCGCATTTCCGCGCGCCTGCTCGGCGCCGGCATCGTCGCGGCGACGCTGCCGGACCTGGACGTGCTCGCGTTCGCCCTGCACATTCCCTACGCAGATGCGTTCGGCCATCGCGGCGCCAGCCATTCGCTGCTGTTCGCCGCCGTGCTGGGCGCGATCGGTGCGGCCCTGTCTCGGCCGTTGCGCGCGCGCCCGCTGCAGGCGGCGACCTGGATGTTCGTCTGCGCCGCCTCGCATCCGCTGCTCGATGCGCTGACCTCCGGCGGCCTCGGCGTCGCCCTGGCCTGGCCGTGGAGCGAGCAGCGCTGGTTCGCGCCGTGGCGGCCGATCCGGGTGTCGCCGTTCGCCAACGGCTTCTTCGGCGCGCGCGGCGTCGCCACGCTGCTATCCGAACTGCGCTGGGTGTGGCTGCCGCTGGCGGCGGCGGTCGTCACCTGGAAACTGCTGCAACCGCCGCCCTCTCCCGCTTCGCGATCGCTGCCATGACCACGCCGCTGCCCGCTTCCCTGGCCCAGACCCTCGCCGACCTGCTCGGCGCCGACGGCTGGCGCACCGACGACGCCAGCCGGCGCAGCTACGGCGAGGACGATTCGCGGCGCTGGGCGCTGGCCGACGCGGTGGCGCTGCCGCAGACCCGCGAGCAGGTACAGGCGATCGTGCGCGCCTGCCGCGCGCACCGCGTGCCGATCGTCGCGCGCGGCGCCGGCACCGGCACCGCCGGCGCCGCGGTGCCGTTCGACGGTGGCGTGGTGCTGTCGTTCGCGCGCATGAACCGCATCCTGCAGCTGCGCCCGCAGGACCGCTGCGCGGTGGTCGAGCCGGGCGTGCTCAACGGCGAGCTGCAGCAGGCGCTGGCGCCGCACGGCCTGTTCTGGCCGCCGGACCCGTCCAGCGCCGAGATCTGCAGCGTCGGCGGCAACCTGTCGACCAATGCCGGCGGCCCGCGCGCGGTGAAGTACGGCGCCACCCGCGACAACGTGCTCGGCGTGGTCGCGGTGACCGGCGCCGGCGAGCTGATCCGCTGCGGCGGCGCCTACACCAAGGACGCCACCGGCTACGACCTGAGCCACCTGCTGGTCGGCAGCGAGGGCACCCTGGCGCTGATCGTGGAGGCCACGCTGAAGCTGTCGCCGCGGCCGCTGGCGCAGGCCGGGCTGCGCGCGTTCTACCGCGACGCCGGCAGCGCCGCGGCGGCGGTGTCGCGGCTGATGGCGCAACCGACCACGCCGGCGATGCTGGAATTCATGGACCGCAGCGCGATCGCGCTGTTGCGCCGCAACGGCAGCGACGTGCCCGAGGCCGGCGCGATGCTGCTGATCGAGGCCGACGGCGACCACGACACCCTGCCTTACGCGCTGCAGGCGCTGGGCGCGGCGGCCGAGGGCGATGGCCTGCTGTCGCTGGACGTGGCCACCGACGGCGCCGCACGCGACCGGCTGTGGGCGGCGCGGCGCGCGCTGTCGCCGGCGCTGCGCACGATCAAGCCGGGCAAGATCAACGAGGACGTGGTGGTGCCGGTGTCGCGCATTCCCGAGCTGGTCGCCGGAGTCGAGGCGCTGGCGGCGGAATTCGACCTGCCGATCGTCGCCTTCGGCCATGCCGGCAACGGCAACCTGCACGTCAACATCATGTACGCGCCCGACGATGCCGCCGAGACCGCGCGTGCGCATGCCGCGCTGCCGCGCCTGTTCTCGCTGGTGCTGGCGCTGGAAGGCACGCTGTCGGGCGAGCACGGCATCGGCGTGGCCAAGCGCGACTACATGGCGCAGGCCTTCGATGCGGCCACGCTGGACGCGATGCGCGCGGTGAAGCGCGCGCTGGACCCGGACGGCATCCTCAATCCGGGGAAGGTTCTTCCAGATGCATGAGCTACTCGGGTCTGCAAATCCCGTACTGGCGGCCCGCCACTGATGCAAGGAACATGAGCGATCCAGATTTTGTTGCTCGCCTCTGGCCGGCAACAGGGCCCGCGCACCATCCTGCGTATCCTGTTTTGCCCAGTCGCTGAATGCCGTTCCATCCGGAACGGCGCAAATCGTACCCGGCTAAGCCTTCAAACCGAGTGCGCGCAGCCAGGCCTCGACTTGACCAAATGCGTCTTGCTGCCACTGTTCCGGGCTGCGTTCACCGAGTACATCCGTTTGTTCGACGAAGCGACGAACGCAGGTCGGTCCGAAAC includes these proteins:
- the rsmH gene encoding 16S rRNA (cytosine(1402)-N(4))-methyltransferase RsmH, whose amino-acid sequence is MRGQAQAGHLPVSQPPAAHVPVLFAQVMDGLQVIEDGIYLDGTFGRGGHARGVLHKLGPGGRLLVMDKDPEAIAEAEHAFGGDARVRIRRGSFAELGQWDAAADLDGVLFDLGVSSPQLDVAARGFSFGKDGPLDMRMDPDAGDSAAQWLAHASERDIADVLWTYGDERQSRRIARAIVARRAEQPLTRTAQLAELIASVMPRGDSKTHPATRSFQAIRIHINRELADLEAGLDAALARLKPGGRLAVISFHSLEDRIVKQFMNRHAKAPPSNRRLPEAQPFVPTLHLHGGAIKADGAELALNPRARSAVLRVAEKLGIGNRESGIGKGESKSSLPGADGFRAQATGSSPFPIPHSPFPPAHEALHRSAP
- a CDS encoding metal-dependent hydrolase → MPSIFTHAAVPLALWAAAERGRISARLLGAGIVAATLPDLDVLAFALHIPYADAFGHRGASHSLLFAAVLGAIGAALSRPLRARPLQAATWMFVCAASHPLLDALTSGGLGVALAWPWSEQRWFAPWRPIRVSPFANGFFGARGVATLLSELRWVWLPLAAAVVTWKLLQPPPSPASRSLP
- the rsmI gene encoding 16S rRNA (cytidine(1402)-2'-O)-methyltransferase, producing MSAQPGTLHVVATPIGNLADLTPRAQEVLRAVAAICAEDTRRSGQLLAHFGIDRPLVALHEHNEDALAQRIVARLLGGESLALVSDAGTPLVSDPGYRLVRAAREAGVRVSPVPGACAAIAALSVAGLPSDRFSFEGFLPAKASGRRERLARLAGEPRTLVFYESAHRIVESLADCRAAFGDARPAVLARELTKLFETVLDGSLAALQAQVEADDNQRKGEFVLIVQGAGDDADAQLAEGRRVYATLSAHLPPSTAAKLAAEITGAPRKALYGG
- a CDS encoding division/cell wall cluster transcriptional repressor MraZ; translation: MAVPTAYRDLVARASGNRLVLTYNPFEAGCLWLYAEKEWERVRDDVMAKPNTQRVVRVLQQKLVGSSAALELDANSRITIPPSHRAAVGIEKRAVLLGMGDKFELWSEQAHRALIQQTLSDEDLGDGLLDLKL
- a CDS encoding FAD-binding protein, yielding MTTPLPASLAQTLADLLGADGWRTDDASRRSYGEDDSRRWALADAVALPQTREQVQAIVRACRAHRVPIVARGAGTGTAGAAVPFDGGVVLSFARMNRILQLRPQDRCAVVEPGVLNGELQQALAPHGLFWPPDPSSAEICSVGGNLSTNAGGPRAVKYGATRDNVLGVVAVTGAGELIRCGGAYTKDATGYDLSHLLVGSEGTLALIVEATLKLSPRPLAQAGLRAFYRDAGSAAAAVSRLMAQPTTPAMLEFMDRSAIALLRRNGSDVPEAGAMLLIEADGDHDTLPYALQALGAAAEGDGLLSLDVATDGAARDRLWAARRALSPALRTIKPGKINEDVVVPVSRIPELVAGVEALAAEFDLPIVAFGHAGNGNLHVNIMYAPDDAAETARAHAALPRLFSLVLALEGTLSGEHGIGVAKRDYMAQAFDAATLDAMRAVKRALDPDGILNPGKVLPDA
- a CDS encoding NRDE family protein, whose amino-acid sequence is MCLVALALRSHPRWRLLLVGNRDEFHARPTAPLQRWAAPAQRVLAGRDLRSGGSWVGLDDAGRCSVVTNVRDPLASMSGASRGALVADYLAGAAPAGAFADALALRADAYPPFNLLLADADGAQYLGNHPPARQRLAPGIHGMSNGALDAPWPKTVRLCEVLAGWVASGDEDLSPLWRALADETIAADAQLPDTGVGLDLERRLSPAFIRGHDYGTRASTIVAVDGEGRGWIHERRFGAAGVFLGETRLEGRGTRDRGLGTR
- a CDS encoding penicillin-binding protein activator, whose product is MNKRFARISALSLLALLFAGCATTSVTQSASSPAQSAALALLDQGKPREAAQQLEAQAATATGSERNQLLADAAFAWYEGGDVARARSLAAQVQPRQLSGLSKVRLALVNAELALVDRQPAQALQALGSDPQAVPQNLRARWHLARAQALEGTGDATAALDERARADIGLTGQARSDNQRAIVRQLAALNDATLQARAAALPAGDPLYNFAGRALISRGLALPRPFDRGEQWGFDTSKRPPAERDGYRPPAKLAVLLPLSGTLATAAAPVRDGLLAGYYGETRRRPEIDFIDTTGTPAGALAAYQKAIDGGADFVVGPLGRDEVSALFARDALPVPLLALNRGTGAPPAGSAGFSLAPEDDGIAAAEYLLAHERRNALVIGSNDDNGRRAVAAFRERFSERGGKVAASVSVAEVPGDVGAQLRNAGAADAVFLAVKGSTARALAPQLALAGFAGKSRVATSQLVLGTGKPEDDLVLDGIAYPSELWNVRGVGGLPAATSVAETLPTARGPAGRLFAFGYDAWQISAYLEKLATGAEANLRGATGVLHLDGFGNILRTPAWSTFSGGRATPLPDGR
- a CDS encoding YraN family protein, whose product is MGVDRQQRGNDVEAAARAELERAGLQLIAANVRYRGGELDLVMQQAQCLVFVEVRYRRTAAFGGGAASVDLRKRRRLLLAAQLFLAAHPHYANWPCRFDVVEAEGEPPRLTWLRDAFRADDC
- the ftsL gene encoding cell division protein FtsL, which codes for MSRLLLIVLLACTIASAIGVVYMRHRHRQLFVELSRLEHNRDELNIEFGRLQLEQATWAESNRVDQVARERLGMKFPETGDIVVVRP